In Blastopirellula sp. J2-11, a single genomic region encodes these proteins:
- a CDS encoding ExbD/TolR family protein, which yields MKVHANLRPGQFDFNMTPMIDVVFLLIIFFLVSSHLAKQESQLPLPLPTAETGNEIIDDERPRVVVNVAKDGRVLLAGKPVTLEEIGQRLEFQRSQSGDDLEVRIRCDRDVAYEHVKPIMLAAAEAGVWNVNFAVIRGEDAR from the coding sequence ATGAAAGTCCACGCCAACCTCAGGCCAGGACAATTCGACTTCAACATGACGCCGATGATCGACGTCGTCTTTTTGTTGATCATTTTCTTTCTCGTCTCCAGCCATTTGGCGAAACAAGAAAGTCAATTGCCGCTGCCGTTGCCGACCGCGGAAACCGGCAACGAGATCATCGACGACGAACGTCCGCGCGTGGTGGTCAACGTCGCAAAAGATGGTCGCGTCTTGTTGGCGGGCAAGCCGGTGACGCTGGAAGAAATCGGCCAGCGACTCGAGTTTCAGCGCAGCCAATCAGGCGACGACCTGGAAGTTCGTATTCGCTGCGATCGTGATGTCGCCTACGAACATGTGAAACCCATCATGTTGGCCGCCGCCGAAGCCGGCGTCTGGAACGTGAACTTTGCGGTGATTCGCGGGGAGGACGCTCGCTGA
- a CDS encoding MotA/TolQ/ExbB proton channel family protein — protein MTRIMIWSLALTLIGGGYWFITQQPSVATTLLAQDANTPAGAAPLESPPSQPAEGTGFIDILLSGGIVGNLIMLLLLALSLTAAYLVFEHAMAIRHKELSPPGLADEVREQLIAGNVKEAEKVCHTHPSFLSFVLLSGIAELDSGWTGVEKALEDSVAEQSARLFRKIEYLSVIGNIAPMVGLLGTVTGMIFAFQQVASTQGAAGAADLAEGIYQALVTTVGGLLVAIPSLGAFAVFRNWVDELVAECAYEAQQVFTPLKRRRRQTAAPTQGGRSG, from the coding sequence ATGACGCGCATCATGATCTGGTCCCTCGCGCTGACGTTGATCGGCGGCGGCTACTGGTTCATCACGCAGCAACCCTCGGTTGCAACCACGCTATTGGCGCAAGACGCGAACACGCCGGCTGGCGCTGCGCCGCTTGAGAGTCCCCCCAGCCAACCGGCGGAAGGGACCGGCTTTATCGACATTTTGCTTTCCGGCGGGATCGTCGGCAATTTGATCATGCTGCTGTTGCTCGCGCTCTCGTTGACCGCAGCTTACCTCGTTTTTGAACATGCGATGGCGATTCGCCACAAAGAGCTTTCGCCGCCAGGACTGGCCGATGAAGTCCGCGAGCAGTTGATCGCCGGCAACGTGAAGGAAGCGGAAAAGGTTTGCCATACGCATCCCAGCTTTCTGTCGTTTGTATTGTTAAGCGGGATCGCCGAACTCGACAGCGGTTGGACCGGCGTCGAGAAGGCGCTTGAAGATTCAGTCGCTGAGCAGTCAGCACGGCTCTTTCGCAAGATCGAGTACCTCTCGGTGATCGGCAACATCGCGCCGATGGTCGGTCTGCTAGGGACGGTGACCGGGATGATTTTCGCTTTCCAGCAAGTCGCCAGCACGCAAGGCGCCGCCGGCGCGGCTGATCTGGCGGAAGGAATTTATCAAGCGCTGGTCACCACGGTCGGCGGACTACTGGTCGCGATTCCTTCGCTCGGCGCATTCGCCGTGTTTCGCAACTGGGTCGACGAATTGGTCGCGGAATGCGCCTATGAAGCGCAGCAGGTCTTCACACCGCTCAAACGTCGCCGTCGTCAAACGGCCGCTCCCACGCAGGGAGGCCGCAGCGGATGA
- a CDS encoding DUF1570 domain-containing protein, which yields MSAADVKIYKVRSVQSQAANELSTAKAASDLAGCLDAAQHALKIGKLDLFYQACRAAWEIDPQDDRVKKLVELKQAVDKPIPIDPAQEKIMRDFTKNRADMKFLRSKHFLLLHDTSGKKDERTGMTRAEERLTLLETVYESFLMKFCLEGVELDVPDKLLMVVLFAEHREYLQFVNLLGPDLASAAGFYHRIDNVAVFYDQGTDESFEVLNLLNKKIQSERDEIVRRKIRGMADVIRFADTLSLLIEVKRENLDIEVVSHEATHQLAANTGLMPADSPIPVWVAEGLATYFESPKQAAWSGIGAVNAERLEWYRELAPLSSVSNIDFIASDQIFTRSANNFATLHAYGQAWALTHFLMEKHFDKLVEYYRELGKLPKASHAQPDELQKVFDQVFGEDKRALDGEWRAYMRSLKTDLEKTLEDAR from the coding sequence ATGAGCGCCGCGGACGTCAAGATCTACAAAGTTCGTTCCGTTCAGTCGCAAGCCGCCAATGAGTTGAGTACGGCCAAAGCGGCCAGCGATCTTGCTGGCTGTCTCGATGCGGCCCAGCATGCGTTAAAGATCGGCAAGTTGGATCTCTTCTATCAGGCCTGCAGAGCGGCTTGGGAAATTGATCCCCAAGACGATCGCGTGAAGAAGTTGGTCGAATTAAAGCAGGCGGTCGACAAGCCGATACCGATCGACCCGGCGCAGGAAAAGATCATGCGGGACTTCACGAAGAACCGCGCGGATATGAAATTCCTCCGCAGTAAGCATTTTCTGTTGTTACACGATACCTCTGGTAAAAAGGATGAACGCACCGGGATGACGCGTGCCGAGGAACGTCTCACGCTGCTGGAAACGGTCTACGAAAGCTTCCTGATGAAGTTCTGCCTGGAAGGGGTCGAACTGGATGTGCCTGACAAGCTGTTGATGGTGGTTCTCTTCGCCGAGCATCGAGAATACCTCCAGTTCGTGAATTTGTTGGGCCCTGACTTGGCGTCGGCGGCCGGGTTCTACCATCGTATCGACAATGTGGCCGTCTTTTACGACCAGGGAACCGACGAGTCGTTCGAGGTGCTCAATCTTCTGAACAAGAAAATCCAGTCAGAACGAGACGAGATCGTCCGCCGCAAGATCCGGGGGATGGCCGATGTGATCCGCTTTGCCGATACGCTGAGCCTTTTGATTGAAGTGAAACGAGAGAATCTCGACATCGAAGTCGTCAGTCACGAAGCGACCCATCAACTGGCCGCCAACACGGGGCTGATGCCGGCCGACTCTCCCATTCCGGTTTGGGTCGCCGAAGGTCTGGCCACCTATTTTGAATCTCCCAAGCAAGCGGCCTGGAGCGGGATTGGCGCGGTGAACGCGGAACGACTGGAATGGTACCGGGAACTTGCTCCCCTCAGTAGCGTTTCTAACATCGATTTCATCGCATCGGATCAAATCTTTACCCGCTCGGCCAACAACTTTGCGACGTTGCACGCTTATGGCCAAGCGTGGGCCTTGACCCACTTTCTCATGGAAAAGCATTTCGACAAGCTGGTCGAGTACTATCGCGAACTGGGCAAGCTTCCCAAAGCAAGTCATGCCCAGCCGGACGAATTGCAAAAGGTGTTTGACCAAGTCTTCGGTGAAGACAAGCGGGCCCTGGACGGCGAGTGGCGCGCCTACATGCGTTCGCTGAAAACCGATCTGGAGAAAACTCTGGAAGACGCTAGGTAA
- a CDS encoding response regulator yields MAETNKILIADDNQANVELLEAYLAGVDCDVEIAVNGQDALDKAASFGPDLILLDVMMPKLNGFEVCQKLKSDPATSRIMILMVTALNELGDIERAVTAGTDDFLSKPVNKVELLKRISNMLRIKDMQDENERLRRYIADMETESGHDA; encoded by the coding sequence ATGGCCGAGACCAACAAAATACTGATCGCCGACGATAATCAAGCCAACGTCGAACTGTTGGAAGCCTATCTCGCCGGAGTCGACTGCGATGTCGAAATCGCCGTCAACGGACAAGACGCGCTTGACAAAGCAGCCTCATTTGGGCCTGACTTGATTTTGCTCGACGTAATGATGCCAAAGCTGAACGGTTTTGAAGTTTGCCAAAAACTTAAGAGCGATCCGGCGACCTCCAGGATCATGATCCTCATGGTGACGGCGCTCAACGAACTTGGAGACATCGAACGTGCAGTTACTGCCGGGACAGATGATTTTCTCTCGAAACCCGTCAACAAAGTCGAGTTGCTCAAGCGCATATCGAACATGCTCCGCATCAAAGATATGCAGGACGAAAACGAGCGACTTCGGCGGTACATCGCTGACATGGAAACCGAGTCCGGACACGACGCGTAA
- a CDS encoding ThuA domain-containing protein has protein sequence MRMFCTLLCLLALAAPGFAADAKLKALIVDGQNNHGIWPKTTRMMKADLIKTDLFTVDVATTEPKSTEGFAPEFKNYDVVISNYNGQPWPKATQEAFVDYVKNGGGFVVIHAADNAFGNWDQYNRMIGLGGWGGRNEKSGPYIYYGKEGEVVRNTDPGSGGHHGAQHPFQVVVRDAEHPITKGMPKAWMHSQDELYDQLRGPGENMHILATAYAEPGKGGSGRHEPMLMTIQYGDGRVFHTPMGHADYSMECVGFITTLCRGAEWAATGAVTQPIPDDFPSADEESKRTAK, from the coding sequence ATGCGCATGTTCTGCACCTTACTTTGCCTGTTGGCGCTGGCGGCGCCTGGCTTTGCCGCTGATGCGAAATTGAAAGCGCTGATCGTCGATGGTCAAAACAACCACGGCATCTGGCCCAAGACGACGCGGATGATGAAAGCCGATCTGATCAAAACAGATCTCTTTACGGTCGATGTGGCCACGACCGAGCCGAAGTCGACGGAAGGCTTTGCGCCGGAGTTTAAAAATTACGACGTCGTGATTAGCAACTACAACGGTCAGCCCTGGCCGAAAGCGACGCAGGAAGCGTTTGTCGACTACGTCAAAAATGGCGGCGGTTTTGTGGTGATTCATGCCGCTGACAATGCGTTTGGCAATTGGGATCAGTACAACCGCATGATCGGACTCGGCGGCTGGGGCGGCCGCAACGAGAAGTCGGGCCCCTACATCTATTACGGTAAAGAAGGAGAGGTCGTCCGCAACACGGATCCCGGTTCCGGCGGTCACCATGGCGCACAACATCCCTTCCAGGTTGTCGTGCGCGACGCTGAGCATCCGATCACCAAGGGAATGCCAAAGGCCTGGATGCATAGTCAAGACGAACTCTACGATCAGCTTCGCGGCCCCGGTGAAAATATGCACATCCTCGCGACCGCCTACGCCGAGCCAGGCAAAGGAGGAAGCGGTCGGCACGAACCGATGCTGATGACCATTCAGTATGGCGACGGGCGCGTCTTTCACACGCCGATGGGACACGCCGACTACTCGATGGAATGCGTTGGCTTTATCACGACTTTGTGCCGCGGCGCCGAATGGGCGGCGACCGGCGCGGTGACGCAGCCCATTCCGGATGACTTTCCGAGCGCCGACGAGGAGAGCAAGCGGACGGCAAAGTAG
- the def gene encoding peptide deformylase, which produces MPLEVVHYPHPTLRYQSKPVKRVDADLRKIVAEMFELMYENRGIGLAANQVDLPIRLFVANLSGTKGEGEELVFINPVISRPKGNEEEEEGCLSLPQVFGPVKRPAEIQFDAYNLQGELFSQRIDGMLARVVQHETDHLDGIMFFDRMQPSAIQEIAYDIEEFVIDFKSRRDVGGMPTDEEIAERRQQYEATYC; this is translated from the coding sequence TTGCCGCTTGAAGTTGTCCATTATCCGCATCCCACGCTTCGTTACCAATCCAAACCGGTCAAACGGGTTGACGCCGATCTGCGCAAGATCGTCGCAGAGATGTTCGAGCTGATGTACGAGAATCGGGGCATCGGACTCGCCGCGAATCAGGTCGATCTGCCGATTCGCCTGTTTGTGGCCAATCTGTCCGGGACCAAGGGAGAAGGGGAAGAACTGGTTTTCATCAACCCAGTCATCTCGCGCCCCAAAGGGAACGAAGAAGAGGAAGAAGGCTGTTTGAGCCTGCCGCAGGTATTTGGTCCAGTAAAGCGACCCGCCGAGATCCAGTTTGACGCCTACAACCTGCAAGGGGAACTCTTCAGCCAGAGAATTGACGGCATGCTGGCCCGGGTCGTGCAGCACGAAACCGATCACCTGGACGGAATCATGTTCTTTGATCGGATGCAGCCCTCAGCGATCCAAGAAATCGCCTACGACATCGAAGAGTTCGTCATCGACTTCAAAAGCCGCCGCGACGTCGGCGGAATGCCAACCGATGAAGAGATCGCCGAGCGTCGTCAGCAGTATGAAGCGACGTATTGCTAG
- a CDS encoding tetratricopeptide repeat protein, whose product MNLLRLILFALLLVLGGAVGAAAEDRVYLQHSVDSRAPEVYVGDVNDFTGETLKMTTLSGRQIEIPAAKVAQVDSDWPEKMRQAQALAAQKKFAEAEIAFQAAYRAEPRPWVKRMLIAEMARCRRNLGRNDAAGDAFLALVASDPYTPYLDAMPLAWKTGEPDVNLHRAAIAWLEKTDSPHAQLMGASFLLSAAERSQAIAALQKLRTAAPAELALLAEMQLWRTEPPTTQTADRIAERRPQVERLPRTVQSGPRLLLGDALARDGQPESAALEYLRIPILDNVDRPLAAEALLRAGKQLELLGRPVQAKRLYREIITDYPAANAIAREASARMEQAGGASP is encoded by the coding sequence TTGAACCTGCTTCGCTTGATTTTGTTCGCGCTGCTGTTGGTCCTCGGCGGCGCCGTCGGCGCCGCTGCCGAAGATCGCGTCTATCTGCAGCACTCGGTCGACTCGCGTGCGCCGGAAGTCTATGTCGGCGACGTGAACGACTTTACCGGCGAAACCTTGAAGATGACGACGCTGAGCGGCCGGCAGATCGAGATTCCCGCCGCCAAAGTAGCACAGGTCGACTCGGATTGGCCCGAGAAGATGCGCCAAGCACAAGCCCTTGCCGCCCAAAAAAAGTTTGCCGAAGCCGAGATCGCATTCCAAGCAGCCTATCGCGCCGAACCGCGACCATGGGTCAAACGCATGTTGATCGCCGAGATGGCCCGCTGTCGACGAAATCTCGGTCGCAATGATGCAGCCGGCGACGCCTTTTTGGCGCTGGTCGCATCGGATCCTTACACGCCGTATCTCGATGCGATGCCGTTGGCCTGGAAGACCGGCGAGCCTGACGTCAACTTGCATCGCGCGGCGATCGCCTGGCTAGAGAAAACCGATTCTCCCCACGCCCAACTGATGGGAGCCAGCTTTTTGCTCAGCGCCGCCGAACGAAGTCAGGCCATCGCGGCGCTGCAAAAACTGCGCACGGCCGCTCCTGCCGAGTTGGCCTTGCTGGCCGAAATGCAACTTTGGCGCACCGAGCCGCCGACGACGCAAACCGCCGATCGAATTGCCGAACGTCGTCCCCAAGTGGAACGCCTGCCGCGGACCGTGCAAAGCGGCCCGCGACTTTTGCTGGGTGACGCGCTTGCCCGCGACGGACAGCCGGAATCCGCGGCGCTCGAATACTTGCGGATCCCGATCCTCGACAACGTCGACCGACCGCTGGCGGCCGAAGCGCTGTTGCGGGCCGGCAAACAACTAGAATTATTGGGGCGCCCGGTGCAAGCCAAGCGTCTCTATCGCGAAATCATTACTGACTACCCCGCCGCCAATGCGATCGCCCGAGAGGCTTCCGCACGCATGGAACAAGCAGGCGGCGCCTCGCCGTAA
- a CDS encoding ExbD/TolR family protein — protein MRRSSPYVDRQSLQISMTPMIDVVFLLLVFFLWTASFQVVEYSLPSNLTPQMGTGANVQPPPELADFEQVVVRLTEERGRLVWKVNDQPRFQLSEVRQLMQTLASIKNDVPLVIDADGAVGVGDVIDIYDLARELNFQDIQFAVDAKS, from the coding sequence ATGCGCCGCTCGTCTCCCTACGTCGACCGCCAGAGTTTACAGATTTCGATGACGCCGATGATCGACGTCGTCTTCCTGCTGCTGGTCTTCTTTTTGTGGACCGCCAGCTTTCAGGTCGTCGAGTATTCGCTTCCCAGCAACCTGACGCCGCAGATGGGAACCGGCGCTAACGTCCAACCGCCCCCCGAGCTGGCCGACTTTGAGCAAGTGGTCGTTCGCCTGACCGAAGAACGGGGCCGTTTGGTCTGGAAGGTAAACGATCAACCCCGTTTTCAACTATCCGAGGTGCGTCAATTGATGCAGACGTTGGCCTCGATCAAGAACGACGTGCCGCTGGTGATTGACGCCGATGGCGCCGTCGGAGTCGGCGACGTGATCGACATCTATGACCTGGCCCGTGAGCTGAATTTTCAAGACATCCAATTCGCCGTCGACGCAAAAAGCTGA